One stretch of Arachis hypogaea cultivar Tifrunner chromosome 20, arahy.Tifrunner.gnm2.J5K5, whole genome shotgun sequence DNA includes these proteins:
- the LOC112784199 gene encoding uncharacterized protein, with protein MQRNTPVRKPHSSTSDLLTWSETPPTETTASPPASSTRSGQPSDRISKVLHGGQLTEEEAQALSKSKPCSGYKMKEMTGSGIFSGNARDSASEASSANLNNKTSIRIYQQALNGVSQISFSTEESISPKKPTAIHEVAKQRELSGTLQSESDSKIKKQISNAKTKELSGNDIFGPPPEIVPRKVVAARTLESKESKDMGEPLPRNVRTSVKVSNPAGGQSNILFGEAPVKKTAKKIHDQKFAELSGNNIFQGDVPPGSAEKHLSRAKLREITGSDIFAAGKAEIKDPVRGARKPPGGESSIALV; from the exons ATGCAGAGAAACACGCCGGTAAGGAAACCACACTCTTCCACCTCCGATCTCCTAACATGGTCGGAAACTCCTCCCACGGAAACCACCGCCTCACCTCCCGCCTCCTCCACCCGCTCCGGCCAG CCTTCGGATAGAATAAGCAAGGTGCTCCATGGAGGCCAGCTCACGGAGGAAGAAGCTCAGGCTCTCTCAAAGAG CAAACCATGCTCAGGGTATAAAATGAAAGAGATGACTGGAAGTGGTATTTTTTCGGGAAATGCCAGAGATTCGGCTTCAGAAGCCAGTTCTGCAAATTTGAATAACAAAACAAGCATTCGCATATATCAG CAAGCACTTAATGGAGTTAGTCAGATATCATTCAGCACCGAAGAAAGCATTTCACCCAAGAAGCCTACCGCTATACATGAGGTTGCAAAGCAACGGGAGCTGAGTGGGACATTGCAAAGTGAATCGGACTCTAAGATTAAGAAGCAAATATCAAATGCCAAGAccaaggagctcagtggaaatgACATATTTGGCCCTCCTCCTGAAATTGTGCCTCGCAAAGTGGTGGCTGCACGCACTTTAGAATCAAAAGAAAGTAAAGATATGGGAGAACCCCTTCCAAGAAATGTCCGAACATCAGTTAAAGTTTCCAAT CCTGCGGGTGGCCAAAGTAACATCTTATTTGGCGAAGCCCCGGTTAAGAAGACAGCAAAGAAGATACACGATCAGAAGTTTGCGGAGCTCTCAGGCAATAACATCTTCCAAGGAGATGTTCCTCCAGGATCAGCAGAAAAGCATCTGAGCAGAGCTAAACTCAGAGAAATCACTGGCAGTGACATATTTGCTGCCGGAAAAGCCGAAATCAAAGACCCTGTTCGTGGTGCACGCAAACCCCCTGGTGGAGAGAGCAGCATTGCCTTGGtctaa
- the LOC112784714 gene encoding proline-rich receptor-like protein kinase PERK3 isoform X2 codes for MRGFCCSSSRGLRYLQSNEASKPTMVHQNILVEKVLLDNQFNPLIMDAGFPKLLADDNVYSAPKVGAAMGYLALEYITTGRITETSDVYAFGVIVLQVLSGKTTVRGSIRMAVEFLRFDDFVDTNLKKKYSKLEAAILSKIAVMCIHKLSEQRPKW; via the exons ATGAGAGGTTTTTGTTGCTCAAGTAGTAGAG GTCTTAGATATCTGCAAAGCAATGAAGCAAGCAAACCTACAATGGTTCACCAAAATATTTTAGTTGAAAAAGTTCTTCTTGACAATCAGTTTAACCCATTGATCATGGATGCTGGGTTCCCCAAGCTTCTAGCAGACGACAATGTTTATTCGGCACCGAAAGTTGGTGCTGCCATGGGATACCTAGCTCTTGAATACATTACCACTGGACGCATCACTGAGACGAGCGACGTTTATGCATTCGGTGTCATTGTTCTTCAAGTCCTGTCTGGAAAGACAACAGTACGGGGTTCAATCAGAATGGCAGTTGAGTTTTTGAgatttgatgattttgtggaCACAAATCTAAAGAAAAAATATTCGAAACTAGAAGCAGCAATTCTTTCAAAGATTGCAGTGATGTGCATTCATAAGCTTTCTGAGCAAAGGCCAAAATGGTAG
- the LOC112784714 gene encoding cysteine-rich receptor-like protein kinase 3 isoform X1, translating into MRGFCCSSSRGECYLVYDFVTGGTLYILIWKMEVKMCLSFLIGFPSSRAMQKGLRYLQSNEASKPTMVHQNILVEKVLLDNQFNPLIMDAGFPKLLADDNVYSAPKVGAAMGYLALEYITTGRITETSDVYAFGVIVLQVLSGKTTVRGSIRMAVEFLRFDDFVDTNLKKKYSKLEAAILSKIAVMCIHKLSEQRPKW; encoded by the exons ATGAGAGGTTTTTGTTGCTCAAGTAGTAGAGGTGAATGTTACCTTGTCTATGATTTTGTAACCGGTGGCACTCTATACATCTTGATATGGAAGATGGAAGTGAAAATGTGTTTGAGTTTTCTAATAGGGTTTCCATCATCAAGGGCAATGCAAAAGG GTCTTAGATATCTGCAAAGCAATGAAGCAAGCAAACCTACAATGGTTCACCAAAATATTTTAGTTGAAAAAGTTCTTCTTGACAATCAGTTTAACCCATTGATCATGGATGCTGGGTTCCCCAAGCTTCTAGCAGACGACAATGTTTATTCGGCACCGAAAGTTGGTGCTGCCATGGGATACCTAGCTCTTGAATACATTACCACTGGACGCATCACTGAGACGAGCGACGTTTATGCATTCGGTGTCATTGTTCTTCAAGTCCTGTCTGGAAAGACAACAGTACGGGGTTCAATCAGAATGGCAGTTGAGTTTTTGAgatttgatgattttgtggaCACAAATCTAAAGAAAAAATATTCGAAACTAGAAGCAGCAATTCTTTCAAAGATTGCAGTGATGTGCATTCATAAGCTTTCTGAGCAAAGGCCAAAATGGTAG